Within the Manduca sexta isolate Smith_Timp_Sample1 chromosome 19, JHU_Msex_v1.0, whole genome shotgun sequence genome, the region AGGCTTTTGATAAGGTTAACAACGACATATTGCTAGAAAAACTGTCTCTTTTGGATTTGGCTCCAAGTTTTCTGCAGTTTATCGCGGACTATTTCCGAGATGTCCAGCAGTATGTGAGGCTTGGATTGTACGAATCCCAGCCTTATCATACGCGTTCTAGAGTCAGTCAAGGATCAATTCTTGGCCCTCTTCTATTTATAATGATGATTAATGATCTCCCCACAGTCATCAAATACTCGAAATGTCTTCTCTATGCGGACATcaatattttccattaaattCAAACAGAGCAGGATTGTGTATTCAGTACGACATTGAAGTTGTATTTCAATGGATGGAGTTCAATCTATCAAAATGTTTTGGGAAAACTTTCATTCGAATGCGACGACTAATTAACTACAACTCTATAGTTGTAGTTAATTAGTCGTCGCATTCGAATGAACATAATTCTCGAACTCGGCACGAAAATAATTGCAAAAACACACACAATTTAAGATCTTGGAGTTACATTTGATCGAAAACTGACATTTCACGAACATATCGTAACATTGACACAAGAATGTTATCGACGCTTAAGTTTCGCGCTTCGTAATTCGCGTGATTTCCACAAAATTAGTGTGATCAAAATCATCTTTTCTGCATTGGTTCGCAGCAAAATTGAGGCAAGTTGTGAGAGTGTTTATGCACACATGCTTGAGAAGGTCCGTATAGcctttttaagatatttatataaacgtatttatgtctaatccctctcagtagtagaggaggcccgtgctcagcagtgggcaagtatataatacagggctgatattattatattattattattatatgtctaTTATCTTTACATGTACCCAACAAAATTTCTACTCGGATGTTTTGGATATAACTTCTAATGAAGTCTAGAGATGATATTACCAAATAACAAGCATGTGCAAGATGACTGAGAGGGTTAATAGATGCTCCCGACCTGAATAACGAGCTCTGTAGGCTCTGTACCATACAAGTATTGTCGTAGTAGGACGCACAAGCCGTTTGCTGTCCCGCGGTGCCGTACTGTAGCACGTTCTAGATCACCGATTCCGCGAACTCTCAACGCTCTTAATGCCCTTCCAAATAGCGCATCAGATTTTGACGTTTTTCGGCTTATTGGAACgtgatccagtatgaatgtttgcattattgtgaaattaagtcatgatactaaatatttaatgtagttattaaaaacattattgatctgtttaatattttactatagttatatgttattattaacttaattagtgtacTTGGTTTATCcattctaattgaaataaataaataaatggcaatttatacgaacaataaataactttgCTGTCAGATTGTGCTAAGTACCTAACACTTGGAAATGTTGCCACACAAAAAGTAACCGCGGTATTGACGCATCGTAAGGGGTATTTTTCCAGAACTACTCATACGATTCTGAAACCTTCAAAGTACCATTATGTACGACCACTAATACCTCTATAATGCTTCGCGTACATACAAATCCTACGGAACAGTAACCCAGATGGTCTGCATCAGTCGACTCTTACGACACAAAGGGTtaaccgtggtggtattctttGACGCTTCCATACTACAGGTGTGTTTGACCTGGGGTACGCAACAAAAGTAAAACTGCCGCTCTGTTTTTCCCATATCCTTCCGAAAGAAAACattaaccccttattcatagacgtcttaatattgtatctcaatattagctaatcacaacggccctatgtctacgcactatgaaggctgccatgccgtcagcactgagaaacagacttgttatcagagttttactccgtccttagataaaaaacgtctatgaataaggaggtaagTGTATAAGGACGTCTATCCACGAGGTGGACAAATGacttcataaaagtcgcaggaggttgCTGGATGCGGGCTGTTTCCCACAGTTCGACCTGGATATCTTtgaggcccatgttcagtagtgtacatcctgcggctgatgatgatggtataagttttatatattaacttGCGAATTAGTTTTCAACCACAGACCTATACAAAGgatttgcaaaataaaacacatcccaacactttaaaatatttattcaatactgAGAATAGAATTGTATAACTTACAACACACGTTGCAACGTTAAACTCTAAATGGAATTTGTGCATAGACACGCTACTCGTCTGGCAAGGGCTGACACAAATGCACGTTATTACATCTAATAGGAATCTAATCCATCCCACGCCGCCGCGCCCCGCGTGGCCTGTGGCGCGGGCCTTGCTAATGACGATGGTTCTCAAGTTGTgaatttctttacatttctcGACTTATGTACATTCAGATCATTTTTACACATCAATGGAATGATTTTACGTTTCACGATTATTGACAGGGCCGGCTGCAGGTATTTAGAGGgggtagaaaaataaaactcgtACCCTAGATGCCGACTCCGccacttaattaataaataatttacacagcACGAGTTGCTCTAACTATGAATTGTGATGTACATAATATTCGTCAGTTGTGATGTCGAGTGTCACTACACAGCACACACTACACAATGTACATAATTGACGCGAATATTCAAATAAAcgtaatttcattaatataatctACAAGCACCGCAAaactgatacaaaataataattaaaaagtaagagATCAAAATACTACAAACATATCGAAGAAGCTTTTTCAaagttcatttattttcattttatataaattatgtaacaacACCATAGTTTtccatttttaatacatataatatattctgtgATAAGTTATAGGTACAATTACACtaggaattatttataatagaattttattcttattctaATGCCACTACACTATTCAGCCTGGCTGAATTAAAAAACGCAGTCTAAGTACTTAAAGAAACAGAACACAATATACTAAGTAAGAAAATTCGTGGCACGGACTCAGATGGGGGACTATGGGATCTTGACCCGATATAACTCACCACAGATCGCTTGGTAGCTTATATGAAAACTGAAGCATATAACTTTCAAGCCGTTTCTGTgcttgaataatattaataaagggcTACTTGTAATTCCCAGTCCGATCCCGGAAACGTGCCGCCATTTTTACAAACTAAAATCTTTGTAATGCGTATTTTAGCTCAGCAAGGCGCCATTACATACGATAGTTTGGCGACCGTACATTACtcttatcaataaatttattactaacttaaaaagaaaaacaaaatgcatCTACGTAACCGACAGAGGTTCGACTTTTTGGTAAAGCTGTTTCAAATTCCAATACATAACCTTTATGTACTTATGCTGACGCAAAATCAATGTATAGCTTGTTAGGCTATGTGTCAAAATAAGCTATGCTGCTTAGGGACCAGTTATAAACATTAGCCGTCTCAATATCGAGTAAACAAACCATGAACTTTATACAAGTAACACGATCTGCCCCCACTGATAAATAGGAGTAAGCAAActgaaaataactttattattcgTCATTtgtcattgttattatttgtaattaaatttatgttacgAGTTCATATTATCAAATCCTTTATATTCATGTTACCAAGGGAGCATAATGACgtaaattgcaaaattataaaaatgggTGGGATGTGGCTACCAAATATTAGATtatgtattatgaaatataGATATGATGTGCAATACAAaatcagaaatataaataataataaattttgatttaaattcatctattttatttatctcgGATTACAAAAAGGGAGATCTTCAAATAAATACGAGATTGAATGGCGAATTGTGTTATGTCTATAACTGGCCCTTACTTACGTACACTAGGAAGGTACGACATGattgcattaaaataatattacatttttacgTTGCTCATAGAGCATGGACCTCGATTTTCTCGCATCACCTATGTTAATGGATACTGGATCTATGATACTGTATTAGGAAATTGTGGATACAGTAGGAAATATGGAGAAAATCAAGATTACACAACCctgtacaaacatttttaatcagtggtcatattatttcataaatatcgtATTTGATATTAATGGTCTAGGAGTGcgatattgattaaaaatgtttacaaggAGGCTATAGCTGTCGAAAAGATATGAATTACAAAtggaatattttcatttaagaatatacatttatttaataatatttaggtacgaacctttattttaaagacaacaattttatttatttttaaattcggtAAAGGAAAGTGGGTCAGCTGTGTGATAATCAAAGCCCCCACAAAACCAAAgcaatcaattttaatatgacAGAAGCGCACCTTTACCGGGTTTTACTTTTTAAGATAAGTTCAATTTGCATCCCAAATCATATCTTTTCGacaacattttttaaagtaatttctcTAGAAATGTATAGCAATTCTTTGtagcaagaaaaaaaaaagtgcaAACTGGATAAGAAAAACGCTATGCGCCTTTAAAACGAAGGGTTAACACTAcaagattaataaaattatttgtatttaagttttatcACAGTGGGAATCTGTGAGGTTTTCGATGGGGACAGTGTTAGAGGAGCCTGCTACCAGCGGGTCGACCGTGGTGCTGCCACTACTAAAACTGGCAAAGTTACTGTTTTTTGACAAAACAATTCGCTCGTTTTAATAAGAAAAGGCAACAAACACAGTCGACCCCCTGGCCCTTACGACCGACTACTTATTCTACAATGTCTTAggcgattataaaaaaaatgtgaaaataatttttagaaaattgtatacatttaaaaatctgtcaattttaaattatttatgaaattcatCAAATCGATTTGAAAACCTCTAACAgacgttattttttatgataaatataatttttatatctttcatACGTTTTAATAGCTTTGTAGGTCTTTAAAGGATTGTagatgtaatatataaaaaaatgatcatTACACAAAATCGCCAGACGATCCAGCCACTCGCGTGAAGGCAACGTCGACTAGCAATAAAACAGTTACATTCTAATATTGCtgtaaaatatctttgttttacTCTTTCAACACCTAACCAAGTTATTAAAACGCATAAACAATtcatctaatattttaaatacaataaacaacTCAATATACTCACCATGCTTTAGTTGACGCATGACAACTACCATTTCACGCTAGCAAGTCGGACCGCGACCAAATCCTCTCAATGTGAGAGAGTATGGTCCGCTGCAGACTGCGCACACGAGCGCGGAGCTGTGCGTGTGAGTACAGGCGGCGCGGTGCGATGAGCTCACAGCTCGCTCCGTTCGTCTGCGTCGTTCTGGGCGCCCTCGAGGGACGGTTTTATGGTTTCTAATAGTTTCGTCAACGCTTGTTCCGTCTGCGGGAGACAATATGATGTCAAATGCGGCAGTACATTttgccaaataaatatttttttgtggggacaaaattattatatttttgtttctagatAGAGTTCACTGTACCTGATTGTAAGCGGAGTGTGGGCTAGAagtagtgtcgactgacgagagatcataAGTTCTTGCCAATCGACACAATGCCACAATAATAATGTTGAATCCCAAATATACGCAAACTGATCCCAGGACGTGATACATTTATGTGGTGGCGGCCACAGCGGTGGGTTTTACATCATGTGTACAGTGGTTGTTATTCagacggatacaaatatcttaccagATACCACAGTAAATGGCAAacttatttttaggattttaagcattaaaaattttcaaagtCACGTGAGTAAATTTGctgattttatgttaaatatatgtgTAGTTTCGGGCTAAGACAGGTTTTTAATGTCTGCGGCAAGAATTGAGCTGACCCCGCTTTGTACTCTACcgccaatttcaataaactatctcaattgcttttttcgatctatctcaaaaatagaccaatcagaacaaagtttttgttgacatgtttacaaatgagttattttgattgattcattaTCGGAATCGTATTGAAAATCGAGATCGTTGACTGCTGTTAGTCTTTTATAATCTTGTCATTTAAACAGGGTCCAGGTATGGCGGCACAATTTACATACATTGCCATCTACAAGATGAAAGGAGGACTAAAAAGATTCGATGAGAATTTCGACTTTTAAAGTGGTATTGACAGTTAGAATATATTACCTAATAATAACACTGGTGGTAATGAATTCTGACCTGTGGAATCGATATTCTCGTGATGCGAAGTAGATATATCACTTCCGAATAAGAACTATTGGAGGAGCTGTGGCTGGTCAGTTATATTTGTCTGACTGGAGATTTTACCCTTCTTTAGAGGAATGCAATCATCTGTTCTACTCTGGCAACCTCTTGTGCGGTTCTaagtgtaaattataatttgtagttaTTACCTGCGCTAGATGCTGCACGGTGCGGTCGAGTGCACTCCTCCAGGCGAGCAACTGCCCTCGCTGCCGGTGCGAGTGTGCTTCCAGTAGCTTGGACCAGTCCGACATCTGCGAGTCTGACACAGAACTCATCCTGCAAACGAATATGGATCAATTAATTAGTTAAGACACTAtaagtttacattatttttgaaaGTTCAGTGCATGAGGATCTTACtgattttattgcaatatgGTTTTCTTCAGGCACATGAAGAtgattaattagtttgtaaGTATCCTGTGTAGTATAAAGAAGGAGCAGAGCTCGTCATGCTTCCTGTGTTAACAGGTGAAACAGTGGTGTAGAAGTGGTGTGTAGACGGACCTGTTCTGCAAGTCGTCGAGGTGGAAGGCGCGCGAGCGGTCGGCGCGGTAGAGCTGCCAGTAGAGCAGCGCGTTGAGCgccagcagcagcagcagcgcCGCCAGCAGCCAGGCGCGCGCGCCGTCCGCGGCGGGGCGCGGCGCGGCCGCCCGCAGCGACGCGCGCGGCGCCAGCAGCGGgcccgccaccgccgccgccgcccccgccgcccccgccgccgacGGCTCCTGCGACGACGCTGCGCACACACACCTTACACTCAATACTTGCCATAGTCATTTATTGCGTAACAACTTTTAGATGCGTTTACGCTGGTGCCACTCGCGGCAATTCCGACAAGCCTCACGATTTACAAAAATTTACTGTACACAACTATTTACATGGTAAAAATCGCATGCGACAATAGCTTCTGCAAAAAAattttccaatataaaaaacGCCGGTTAAAAGACCAGTGAAATGTTCAAATTTATCGTAAGTGTCGACGGTCCCTATATATGTATGGCTGTGCTGCGTGGTGTAACAGCGAGCGGTACTGACAGGTGAGACGTCGATGGCGGCGCGCCTTCCTGGCCTGCGGCGCGGCGCAGTCGGCCTCGGCGGCGAGGCGCGCCTCCAGCAGGCGGCTGAACTCCTCCAACCCGGCCATCGCGTTCTTTTCTATGAatgctacaaataaaaattttcattcTAAGCTCATATTGTTAGCATTCTTATCGTAcgaaatgcaaaaaaatattaatgcgtGTTTCTGTGAGGCTGATACAATCAAGTCGTTCCATTCCgccatattttcttttataattacatagcaagcatttatttatttacagtactaattaaacaaaattttcacaGTAATGTATCAAAGAGGATAAAATTCCGACAGAGCAGTGATATCTGAGTTTTCATAACGCAACGTTTATCAAGTAACTTAGATGAGTATTATAGCTGTGAGGTGGTCGATACCTTTGACCATGGGCCACATGCTGCGCTTGTACTTGATGCTGCCGTAGAGGCTGAGCTCGGTGACGGACTCGGCGACGCGCGTGAGGCAGTAGTGCGCCATGACGCTGATGTAGTCGGCGTACGGGATGCCGGAGTTGTCGCTCGTCACCTCGATCGAGTACAGCACGCCGGGCTTCGAGCATTTGTTCATTACCTGCGCGTACACACGACATCACACCTTATTGCCATAGGTGTAGGAGTGACCGAGTATAGCATTAGAATTTAGAAACTTATCTAAACTCTCTTTATAAAACTCTGCTATCCAAAAAATATGTCAAGTTTTGCAACAAATAAATGATATCTAAAAGCAACTTTGAGATGGTCAACACAGCACAAATCACAGGTTTGTCACTTGCTAGTAGTAACCCTCAGACATTGCAGTGTTACACAAAGAGTCGTTATGCTAAGCCAGATAATAGTATAAACCTACTGTTGAAGTATAGGATCAATTATGTAGTAGTTTTGACTACTGTATTGTGAGATGCGAAATATCTTCATCAGGGTTCATACCTGTGTTTCCGTCACATGCACTTCTTTGGGCCCTATCGGTCCCGTAGAGAGACTGAGCCGGTAGCTGATCTGTCGACACTTTCGACCGTTCTGCACTTGCCATGGCGCCTGCGAACcaagaaaatattactttactacGTCGATTACTAACTATTTGAAGTATAGTcataacatacatattaaacgtgaaaaaaatatttagataatgatTTTCAACATACTTTGCttctagtataaaataatggcAACCATAGACACGATCCCCGTCTACTAGTTGCGCCCTCTAGACTCATTTTGGTAACTATCTGAAAAAGTGTACTTCACATATCCCACTCTTGTATTTGTTGGATATGTGAAGCcctttttatctttaaaaaaggGCAAAAAGCTGATAATGACCGACttgattttatgatttattaggggtcgttcgcggcttcgcccatgCGCGAAGCCTTTACcggtacaaaataaaaataaataaaaacttcctAAACTCTGCGGTCATTTATAGCCCCATCTATACGACGCTAACGCCAGCTCTTTTTTAATACAgtataaaaatccattattttccaAGGAAGCAAATTACAGGGTTAAACTTTAAACTGAGTTAATCCAGGACACGGTCCATCACTACTGTGCCCAATTTGACCCAAATGCGTTCAgctatttctgcgtttacttctaacaaactttagcatttataatatcagtaagatgATACTGACCTGCACGTAGTCCGTGGTCCCCCTGGCGGCGAGCAGCTCCAGCTGGAACTTGGAGTTGGTGAAGATCATGGTGAACAGGTTGTCGATGTTGAACGGGAACTGCTGCTTCAGCATCAGCTTGCCGTCGTGCGGCTCCGAGCACTTCTCCATCTCGCCACCGCtacacaataaatttatttaatgtagataACTCTGCAATTGTTTttcaacgtattttttttaccgatttttatatttaatatttctcctGAAGTTTCGAACACTGCATCAcgttcaattataattgttataaagtaATGTCTAAGTCACTATGACCGCGAATTTCCTtctgagaaaaatataaataaaataccattttcTTTGATACATCTAAGACCGCCATAATGGCTTAACTGAATTACGGTACGAATGCAGTACTAAAGTTTCGGGTTCGACCACCCGGTTCGGGCAAATCGATATTGTTgtttttctactcggtatcagCCTGGAGTGCAGAAGGCGGCGATAGGCTcattccctatcacatcatgaaacgGAATATACACACGGCGTAAAGAGGGTGTACCATTTGCGTCTCTGACTACCGTTTCGGGTATAAACACGTGAGCGTgtgaatgtgtgtgtgcgtgtgtgtgtgcgtactTGTTGGGTTTGTCGGGCTCGCTCTCGCTGGTGTCGGACATGTCAGTGGGCAGCGTGTCTCCGCCGTCCTCCTCGCGCTCCTCCGCATCGCCGTTCGTCACTACACAAAAGAATAAACATTATACCTCCCAACTACGCGTACAAAACAAAACCTCCGACGTGCCATCAGCGTGTGCCAGTTtgctatataaataattcaagcGTCTGATTTTGCAaacactatattttaaattttatttgacatcaTTTTGAACAATAGGTGATAGGTCTTACTCCTATTAAAACAATATCCGAGTGCTATATAGGAACCATATTTGAAACTATTCCTTCTGGGTGCCACATGTAAGAGATCCAGTAGTAAACCAACAACAACAACAAGTAAACCACCTTGAAGCCTTCCTTTTAAAGTGTGTGCAAGATTGCCCCCTACACCAGTGCAGATCATCTCCCGTGTATTTACAGATATATCCAATGCTGTCATGCTCACTTTTTTCTGTTGCATACTATCACGCCTTTGTTTCCGCGGGAGTAAGCAGCGCAATTACTAAATCCGCAATTCAGCTGATTGGCATAAATGTCAGTCATTTAAAACTCACTTTATTGGTCAACCTGAGCATCGAAGCCAAGACCTCGGCAAGTACACAAGCTTTTATGACTATAACAAAAAGGggatttactattatttatctatttatttttccacaggTGTATCATAAACCTGCTGTGCTGCATTCACTCTGTTAAAGCAACaccatattagttttttttaattatttctataccTACGTTCTGTTTGCATTGCACAggatttttagtattattatataaaactgatatataattttgtcatatcacattcaaatattataatgttagcataaaatattttagtgagggtatttgtaacacttctttctataaaaacactgaacATCTGACAGACCGACGCAGTTGGTTGTTGACAGTGGTAGCGGgcggttggttggtgaaatgtttgtgaaagtatttctgtagtcagtgatatttctttttattttaattaaaattaaaataaaatttaataagttttctaacaagaaaatatttgagGGGCACTAAAATGCTACAATACGCATGCCCAGTAAGGACATGTATAAACAGTTTTCTGTCAgaaaatacacacaaaatacGCATGCGTACAATAATTACACTCTCGGACACACACAAATGAGACACATTTccatgtaaattattttcattatgtcGAAGTTATTCATTATAACacaggtatttaaaaataatcaatcaaaaattaaaagcaCATCTGGCGTACACAAATTTTTCTATGCGTGTACGCAACTCCGAAATATGctgatgtttatttttctacttttacccccttattcataaacgttttttatctaaggacggagtaaagctgtgataacaagcctgtttctcagtgcccaacggcactgagaaatagacataggaccgttgtgattggttattattgttgtatttcaatattagccaatcacaacggccttacgtctacgcactgcgaagactgccatgccgtcagcactgagaaacagacttgttatcacagccttactcgatcgttcgataaaaaacgtctatgaataagggggttagttgtTAACCATAAAATTGTGGTATAAAATAACTAAGAAATTAGCATAATATGTGGTATGTTTACATGACAAGGTTTTAGCAcaaaatttactgaaaattAACCAACGCATACAAATTCATTCATTACGTAGGACTAGAACCCATGGCCATTTCAAGTCGAGCCTAATTCTACATATTCTTGACTGGACCCAAGCGACATTTGTCGATGTCACAGTACAAACTAGTCACAACATATTATATAGGATTAACAACTCTTTTGGAGATAGAACAAAGTCAAAATAATCGATGGTTTATGTGACTTTTGTTGCTTTCTCTTTGGAGTTGTCAATGATCTCACGCTCTGTCCCTTGCCCCGTGTATGGTCATGAGCATGCAATTTAGGGTCGACGCACACTGCGATATTATCGCGCGACACTGATTGTAAACGTTCTACACGAAGGACATGTATCTTTGTTGTGTTAATGatcaattttatgtaataataattttatttatatagattatgtaTAAACTTTCTTTTCTTTACaaccattattttaaaacattttgacgGTATGtgtctgtaaaaaaaatatttggataggTGGTAAATTGTCGTATCAACATTACAAAGTAACTGAGTACTAGCAATGTGAACGAACTTGtacactatattttataaatgatgcCTACTGTATAGGAGTAATTTTGAAACTTCTGTAACTCCTTCATGTTACTCTATATCtacaataatacattattaaaccGTAAGTAGCTAGAGAAACAATGTACATACAACCCAAATAACACTCGAAAGagtgtagatatttatttacatttttgtaattgTCTAGTAAATACGCATTGTTCTTCTTTGTAAATACAGTTTGTTCTTGCATGCTCAATATCCACAACGTGCATAACCAAACCGCGCGATAGCGTATCGTAGTGTGCGCTACCCGTTATTTACCGGGCGCCGCCGGGATGGCGATCTCGCAGCCTTCGACGACGCGCCAGAAGCCCAATACGCTCGACATATCCGAAAACCTTTTGGCACCGTTCATTTGCATCGAGATCCTCTTGCTTGCTGGACCCCGTAAgaaaatttacatttcaatatgGCCTGTATGTggaatatagttttgtatgttttttttttatttaggcacGATAAAGTGACTTTACTgcatcagttttttttttttttagaagaaTAGCTGCGGCTTTTTCCGCCTGGCGCCGTAGTGATGATGCCTTTCtttaatcgttaacgctaacgttatgtatgagaatCACATTTcgtagcgatagacttatcgataggaTATGTCATTTACATACACATTGTTTCTATTTAGTATTCGCGTTAACGATTTTAAAGGAATCTTGGTTACGACACTTGATGTTAGTTGAAGCCTTAGGGAAATGTCGACCAGCAAGTAATGGCGTAGAATGCCTTGATGCGGTATAAAAATGCCGGTCTGCGATtagtattttgatatttctaCATCCCTAATAGTGGCAAGGGATAAGATGTTTCGAAAGGGGACCCGACACGACTTAAAGGTACTAATACTATGCATAAACGCGAtttgtaaatcgttctaatgataataaaatcactacatagtataaaacaaagtcgctttctctgtccctatgtgtgcttaaatctataaaactacgcaacggattttgatgcggtgttttttaatagatagagtgattcaagaggaaggtttataggtataataataacatccattaaatagtcagcattgcatccgtgcgaagccggagcgggtcgttagttttatataaattacgaaagagaaggcTGGAATCTGTTTACATGAACCATTCGCCCCTGATACCTAACATTAAACAActctaatatattatactagttgacccgccagacgttgtcccgtcttaactatgaatttgcagcgcgcattctgtcaatcgctgacagttatttcaaacaattgacagttatataaaatcattattttcgtaaagttttcttaaattttctaattttccgcgaatttttttgaatatattctttcataaaaccttctcctgacaataccaaacacaataaaaaaaaagtagtcagtccagccgttcacgcgtgatggcgtgaccaagagaaatagggattcatttttatatatatatagacagAAGATATTATATTGGTTTGTAGcaaacattaattttcattCAGGGACATAATTCTGT harbors:
- the LOC115445912 gene encoding protein Aster-B isoform X2; this translates as MTTSEVESRNITISMRKSMENLVISSQDAIGQSISQALTFSGVITQHTNIIHENRSVSRSPSPSLRSADCGPDSLENDKVTERWLLQSEGCSPAAHGSDSASVSSGEVVTVVNAPPKTDNPKNPGPRSIDSAGAGTRTKKKSWYNALYPTYKSKSDDFKRLFKDLPDDERLIVDYSCALQKDILAHGRLYASQNYLCFYASFFSWETSLTLRWKDVTAITKEKTALVIPNAILICTEGEKNFLTSFSGRDKAYLMLFRIWQNALMNQPMSSQEIWQWVHNCYGEELGFNSDEEGYMREGLDDVPALPEVLEDQVDSSSVDASGAADTKEDNKSNRSASHGRDSSPPLVTNGDAEEREEDGGDTLPTDMSDTSESEPDKPNNGGEMEKCSEPHDGKLMLKQQFPFNIDNLFTMIFTNSKFQLELLAARGTTDYVQAPWQVQNGRKCRQISYRLSLSTGPIGPKEVHVTETQVMNKCSKPGVLYSIEVTSDNSGIPYADYISVMAHYCLTRVAESVTELSLYGSIKYKRSMWPMVKAFIEKNAMAGLEEFSRLLEARLAAEADCAAPQARKARRHRRLTSSSQEPSAAGAAGAAAAVAGPLLAPRASLRAAAPRPAADGARAWLLAALLLLLALNALLYWQLYRADRSRAFHLDDLQNRMSSVSDSQMSDWSKLLEAHSHRQRGQLLAWRSALDRTVQHLAQTEQALTKLLETIKPSLEGAQNDADERSEL
- the LOC115445912 gene encoding protein Aster-B isoform X1 translates to MTTSEVESRNITISMRKSMENLVISSQDAIGQSISQALTFSGVITQHTNIIHENRSVSRSPSPSLRSADCGPDSLENDKVTERWLLQSEGCSPAAHGSDSASVSSGEVVTVVNAPPKTDNPKNPGPRSIDSAGAGTRTKKKSWYNALYPTYKSKSDDFKRLFKDLPDDERLIVDYSCALQKDILAHGRLYASQNYLCFYASFFSWETSLTLRWKDVTAITKEKTALVIPNAILICTEGEKNFLTSFSGRDKAYLMLFRIWQNALMNQPMSSQEIWQWVHNCYGEELGFNSDEEGYMREGLDDVPALPEVLECPQDQVDSSSVDASGAADTKEDNKSNRSASHGRDSSPPLVTNGDAEEREEDGGDTLPTDMSDTSESEPDKPNNGGEMEKCSEPHDGKLMLKQQFPFNIDNLFTMIFTNSKFQLELLAARGTTDYVQAPWQVQNGRKCRQISYRLSLSTGPIGPKEVHVTETQVMNKCSKPGVLYSIEVTSDNSGIPYADYISVMAHYCLTRVAESVTELSLYGSIKYKRSMWPMVKAFIEKNAMAGLEEFSRLLEARLAAEADCAAPQARKARRHRRLTSSSQEPSAAGAAGAAAAVAGPLLAPRASLRAAAPRPAADGARAWLLAALLLLLALNALLYWQLYRADRSRAFHLDDLQNRMSSVSDSQMSDWSKLLEAHSHRQRGQLLAWRSALDRTVQHLAQTEQALTKLLETIKPSLEGAQNDADERSEL
- the LOC115445912 gene encoding protein Aster-B isoform X3 — its product is MTTSEVESRNITISMRKSMENLVISSQDAIGQSISQALTFSGVITQHTNIIHENRSVSRSPSPSLRSADCGPDSLENDKSEGCSPAAHGSDSASVSSGEVVTVVNAPPKTDNPKNPGPRSIDSAGAGTRTKKKSWYNALYPTYKSKSDDFKRLFKDLPDDERLIVDYSCALQKDILAHGRLYASQNYLCFYASFFSWETSLTLRWKDVTAITKEKTALVIPNAILICTEGEKNFLTSFSGRDKAYLMLFRIWQNALMNQPMSSQEIWQWVHNCYGEELGFNSDEEGYMREGLDDVPALPEVLECPQDQVDSSSVDASGAADTKEDNKSNRSASHGRDSSPPLVTNGDAEEREEDGGDTLPTDMSDTSESEPDKPNNGGEMEKCSEPHDGKLMLKQQFPFNIDNLFTMIFTNSKFQLELLAARGTTDYVQAPWQVQNGRKCRQISYRLSLSTGPIGPKEVHVTETQVMNKCSKPGVLYSIEVTSDNSGIPYADYISVMAHYCLTRVAESVTELSLYGSIKYKRSMWPMVKAFIEKNAMAGLEEFSRLLEARLAAEADCAAPQARKARRHRRLTSSSQEPSAAGAAGAAAAVAGPLLAPRASLRAAAPRPAADGARAWLLAALLLLLALNALLYWQLYRADRSRAFHLDDLQNRMSSVSDSQMSDWSKLLEAHSHRQRGQLLAWRSALDRTVQHLAQTEQALTKLLETIKPSLEGAQNDADERSEL